One stretch of Scophthalmus maximus strain ysfricsl-2021 chromosome 12, ASM2237912v1, whole genome shotgun sequence DNA includes these proteins:
- the LOC118287503 gene encoding ras-related protein Rap-1b encodes MREYKLVVLGSGGVGKSALTVQFVQGIFVEKYDPTIEDSYRKQVEVDGQQCMLEILDTAGTEQFTAMRDLYMKNGQGFALVYSITAQSTFNDLQDLREQILRVKDTEDVPMILVGNKCDLEVERVVAKESGIGLARQWNSCAFLETSAKSKINVNEIFYDLVRQINRKSPVPGKTRKKSTCQLL; translated from the exons aTGCGTGAATACAAACTGGTTGTTTTAGGATCAGGAGGAGTCGGGAAGTCGGCGCTG acGGTCCAGTTTGTTCAGGGAATCTTTGTGGAGAAATACGACCCGACGATAGAGGATTCGTACAGGAAG CAAGTGGAGGTGGATGGACAACAGTGTATGTTGGAGATCCTCGACACAGCAGGAACA gAGCAGTTCACGGCGATGAGAGACCTGTACATGAAGAACGGTCAGGGCTTCGCTCTGGTTTACTCCATCACGGCCCAGTCGACCTTTAACGACCTCCAGGACCTCAGAGAGCAGATCCTCAGAGTGAAGGACACCGAGGAC GTTCCCATGATCCTGGTCGGAAACAAGTGCGACCTGGAGGTGGAGCGCGTGGTGGCCAAGGAGTCAGGCATCGGCCTCGCTCGCCAGTGGAACTCCTGCGCCTTCCTGGAGACCTCGGCCAAGAGCAAGATCAACGTGAACGAG atcTTCTACGACCTTGTGCGACAGATCAACAGGAAGAGTCCAGTTCCGGGCAAAACTCGCAAAAAGTCCACCTGTCAGCTTCTCTAA